TGGATCGTTTTGATGACTAGCCTGCCTGGGTTCCTCGGTTAGCTTTAACTCAGTAGGCCGGCTCGTGCACGTTGACTTTTCTCCAAATGTAGCATGTAGTAGTATAAAAGCTTCGCGTTTTATTTACACGCGCAGTATTATGAACTTTCTATGAGTAGTACGTGGGAAGGATTTTCCCCCACATAACCCTCTTCATCATCTCAGTGAAGCTAAATAGCTAGCTCGCTCCACTGAGCTCTAGCGCGTCTTGACTGACGTGTCCTTAACGGCTCGTGCTGgtttacattgcagcatcacGAGCCGTGTTTGCAGAAGCAGCCTGTTAAGAAGGGCTTATGGGGAAGTAGGCATGCATGCATGCGTTATTACTTCAACATTATATTAGTAGCTACAAGGAATCTCTAACAGGGAGATATTTTAGTTAATCGGGCATCAAGCTGCTAGCTTCGCAACATGAtaaatctgaaaagaaaagagtGACCACGAATGAAGCTTTTTGTGTGAAACTTTACATAATGCTTAGTAAGTTCGTCTATAGGCTTAGATCCTGCCTCTTTATTCattcagacgtgtgtgtgtgtgtgtgtgtgtgtgtgtgttagtcgaGTGACCGCAACCTCTCTGGAGGAGAAGAATCAATCAATGGTCATGATGACCTGAAATATCTGTTTTCCCCCTGTGTTTCACTTGGAAATGTGTCAGACTGATTAGGAGCAGTGTTGCATGCTGCACTGATACCAACATATTTACAGATTAGATCAAATATTACAATTATTCATAAGATTCACATGAAGAGACCACAGCTGAAAGCAGTGCACTGTGGAACTGTAAGGATTTATATCTCAGCCCCAGAATTGTGGCTCAGTATTGATTAATTTATCTTTATCGAAGAGAAATAACAGGAGATTGTGCTGTGTAATTACAAAACATTGTGCAGCGTTGTACACTGCTCCTGCCGGATATTGCTCAGCTCTGCCGTCTATCCTCAGTGCTTTAGGGGACATCTCATCATGATTGGGCAACACAAGGAGTATGCCAACAttacctaaaaaaaacaaagaacattttGAATGTGTAGGCCTGTTTTTCAACTTTCTAAGACGATTGCCTAACAGACAGATTAATACTGTTCCCATTAGGGCTGAGGAATCAGGTACAGTAAGGTGCAAAAGTCCTAGGCATCCTATATATCATCCTATATATATTTAGTTCATTCTTTatcattatcgagtcagtacaaaaacattttagatttccaaacagtagttttccagcacaataTTAGATgttacagaaaagtgtttgtcaGTAAAGacagcagcatattacgtaagagacacttttcagacaaaaacacaatgaagactGCTGGggtttgctgcaaaaataagaatcaAGGgggacagtcaaagtctccagaagaaccgtgtctggttctgcaagatgctcaataaaacttacagctcacttccttataaaactgcactaattgtgcctgagactacttttttaatttaagcaaAGGATCATCAAACCAAATATGGACTTTGTTTCAGTTATTACTGTTCtttatagtgtatgtatatattttttaatgtgcaaGCAttgaatttcattatttttgaaggcgtCTTTGCTATACGGCGTTTCTTTGCACGGTACTGTATGTGTAAGTAGAACCTCTCTTTCTTGGATCAAAGATTTCCAAGACCTTTTCAGTGGTGAACTCCAACTCCTTCTTTGTCCAAACACATCTGACACAGTACACTATTGACACTAGGAGAAGGTTGAGAAAATGAATgggttttatattctttatccCTTTCAGGCACATTAGTAGCTGCGCAAGATgttacagaagaagaagaggcagCTGATGAAGATGCTACTGATGACGTGATTGCTGAAGATGAGGATGACGAAGCAGAGGTGGAAGATGATGAAAACACAGAATTGGTAAGAGTGTAGGATGGTAACTTGATTGTaggcttgcttatttatttattttttttcatatgcaCCAAAGAAATCTAATCATTGTGATTGATCTGCGTCAGACTGAAGaaaaagatgaagaggaagaagacgaAGCTCTGGCAGGAGAGATGAAGCCTTCCCCTAATGCCGATACGACTATTCTGTTTGTTAAAGGAGAAGGTAGCTTCACCGCAAAAATTACCTGCATTAACATTGTAGTTCCTCGTTTGAACACACATTTTGTGGGTTgtctagaattttttttttttatttctatcgcTACTCATCTTGGTTACAAAGTTTTGCAATCAGTTAGATCATTTTCTTACATGTTTACCCCTGGTTTTATTCTAGACTTTCCAGCCAACAACATTGTGAAATTCCTGCTGGGATTCACAAATAAAGGCAGTGAAAATTTTGTGATCGAGTCTCTGGACGCTTCTTTCCGCTACCCTCAAGACTTTCAGTTTTACATCCAGAATTTCACTGCTCTGCAGCTGGGCACAGTGGTGCCTCCACAGCGCCAGGCCACGTTTGAGTACTCCTTCATCCCAGCTGAGCCCATGGGCGGTCGCCCCTTCGGCCTGGTCATAAACCTCAACTACAAAGACAGCAATGTGAGTGTGACACCGTGGAGACTTGTGACACTGCAGCAAAGATGTAGACCAACGATGGacattatataaataaccaTCTGCGGTGGTCACAGTATTGGGCAGGCTTACCTTGGGAACACAGTGGTGCTTGTGGCAAGGGGAAAAGTTTAGTTCATGATTATTCAGATTACTTCTCAGGGTGatttataattgtatataaagtGAGGCACAATTCACCCTAGACTCCTCTTAATCATAACTCTGTATATATCTTCCGAAGCATATAGGATATTATCAAGTCAATGTGTATGATagatttgttttcttaaatgaaatgtaatctttttaaaaataaataaataaatgtttcttaaTGTTTTTGTATGGTGTAAAAGAAATCGAAGAGACCGTTTAACtccaggtttttttgttttgtttgttttttataacagGGCAACATTTTCCAGGATGCAGTGTTTAACCAGACAGTCACCGTCACTGAGAGAGAGGATGGCCTGGATGGAGAGACGTGAGTGAATTTTGAAAAACATCCCGTTTATAAGTAGGAGTAATTAATTCCTGCTTTTAGCTTGGTTGgccatcatgtttttttttatactgttttcagtgttgttttttttttcttttctttttcctttctcttttctttctctctgtgcccccccccccccccccacacacacaatgtagtgATGTACCcccctcatttttttttcttccttctcccCCTCCATAAGCATGTTGAATAACTGCTAGCTTGTTCTCTTCCCATAGGATCTTCATGTACGTGTTTCTCTCTGGCCTTGGGCTTCTGGTGGTTGTTGGCCTGCATCAGCTCCTGGAATCTAGGAAGGTAAAAGTCCAGTCATGGAACATATGAAGTATGATGTGTATGGTTTGACTTGGGTTTTGACCTCAGTGAAGATGTTTTAGCCCTGAGCAAAGCAGGTCAAGTAGATCTTTATTACTATAACAGCCATATACAATGTGCAAGTACCCAGTGAGATGAAACATTTCTCCTGGACCCAGTATAAATACCCCAATCACAAGCACAGGGTAAGGTATAAGGTAGTACAGCTACAGAAGACACTGGGGGATGAGAGAAATGTCGAGGGCTGCTTCGAGAGTTTGTCAGGTCCTGATCACACCTGGTATTAACAGCCGCCTCGAGTGATCTGATCACAAGTGAACAACTGCAACGCATATCCGTTTACATCTCCAGTGATGACTTGTGATCGGATTTCAAACATTGTTTCCTCTGGAGGAAAGGTGTCGCTCTCATTTATGATGTCAGTCTCccactgcatttattttcaggCAGAAATGTCTCATGAATCTACTAACgaaacatgaaataaatgaatgagacGATGAAAGAAGCTATGAAAAGCAGCTGCTTTTATCTCTGTGGTTATAGCGTTGCTGTTATCTCTTAGCCTAGTAGTGGAGAACTCTACCATTCCTTCAGTCTCTCAATGATTTCATGTAGTGATGCACCGAAAGGAAACTTCTGGGCCGAAACCTAAAATTCAGGATGCGCTTggcccatttaaaaaaaaaaaaaaaaaaaaatttgtataaTTGTGTTGATCTTAGacgttttaattcatttcatgaatttaatgaatctgaattgaaaaactacaaacaaataaaagccaCACTTGTGTGAAAtgaacacaccaaaacaaaaactagATTAAATtttattcttcattcagttctgtaacaatcaaatttaacaattttttttttatccagttatccaaataatgtaacGTGAACTATtatgcaaaacagcagtcaagtaATGAACTTAACAGCTCTAGGTGAGCATCCTGCAAATACAAAAAGTTTGTGTAGCatctttaatcattttaatgaaaacaacagcaaaacacaGAAAGGCAGAGGGCCTCTTTTGTCAATGTTGTTTTGCTGTACTCTGCATATTGAACGGGAAGTTGTGTTTTCAGGCGGTGTATCAAACCTGTCGTGGAAAAGTGCTTGAGCACCGTACCCATTCTTGAAATTTCTGCTGAACAAACACTGCAGATGGCAAATTTGATGTCCTTATCAGAAACTTTGAAGTATTTCCAAACCACTGACACGATCACCCTTTGCCGGGTGGCACCGTGATAACCATCAGCGAGATCGAGAGTGAAATGAAATTGCACTTAACAGCACTTGAATGCTTGTATGTCTCTGCAGAGGAGGAGACCTGTGGCCAAGGTGGAGATGGGGACCTCCAACCATAATGATGTAGACATGAGCTGGATCCCTCAGGAGA
This Ictalurus furcatus strain D&B chromosome 1, Billie_1.0, whole genome shotgun sequence DNA region includes the following protein-coding sequences:
- the ssr1 gene encoding translocon-associated protein subunit alpha isoform X2: MLKFLPKLLLLLLLAFPATIFMKGTLVAAQDVTEEEEAADEDATDDVIAEDEDDEAEVEDDENTELTEEKDEEEEDEALAGEMKPSPNADTTILFVKGEDFPANNIVKFLLGFTNKGSENFVIESLDASFRYPQDFQFYIQNFTALQLGTVVPPQRQATFEYSFIPAEPMGGRPFGLVINLNYKDSNGNIFQDAVFNQTVTVTEREDGLDGETIFMYVFLSGLGLLVVVGLHQLLESRKRRRPVAKVEMGTSNHNDVDMSWIPQETLNQINKASPRRSPRKRTQKRSAGSDE
- the ssr1 gene encoding translocon-associated protein subunit alpha isoform X1, with the translated sequence MLKFLPKLLLLLLLAFPATIFMKGTLVAAQDVTEEEEAADEDATDDVIAEDEDDEAEVEDDENTELTEEKDEEEEDEALAGEMKPSPNADTTILFVKGEDFPANNIVKFLLGFTNKGSENFVIESLDASFRYPQDFQFYIQNFTALQLGTVVPPQRQATFEYSFIPAEPMGGRPFGLVINLNYKDSNGNIFQDAVFNQTVTVTEREDGLDGETIFMYVFLSGLGLLVVVGLHQLLESRKRRRPVAKVEMGTSNHNDVDMSWIPQETLNQIMQSRRDKASPRRSPRKRTQKRSAGSDE